CCTTAACTGCTCAAGTTCCTGTTGTCTGTATTTGCGTAATGGCAATGGAGTATCACTCGGAAGATACGTCTGCAAAACATTCCTAGTTACGTCATCTTCGTTTGAAGTTAATTTACAAACCATGCATGTTTTTCTGAAGAATTTGCATGAATCGAGTTATAACATCAGTGCTTACCTTGTTAGCAAAGAAAACACGGTCTTTCTTGTATTTCGATGCAGGGTAAACCCATGAGTTGCAAACAAAGAGGATGTGACCGGCACTCGGAACATCTTCGAGTGTGACCGTCTTGAGGAAGAACTGACTGTGATGATTGTTTCTTATTACAAATGCTCCTGGAACTCCTATGTCGCCTTCAACGTCAAAGGTAACCTTGAATGTAGTCTCTCCTGCTGTTACCGGACCGAGTGTGCCGATCCAGTTCTCCAAATATGCTACTTTTCCGAGTTTTCCTTGCGACCCAGTTGCTGCAAATATTTACAAGAGCAAGATAattaaggaaaaacaaaaaaacaaaaacaaaagaaaaactacgtatatatagatacatgGTACAAGAAAAAGGCACATTGTGTTGCAAATGTAATCTAGAATCGAAAACTCACAAGAATCACCACTAATGAGCTGCAAAGAAACGCCTTGTCCCAGAAACTCATGCACACGGTCGAGAACCGAAGCATGAAAATCATTGAAGTCCAACACATTGTTCTTCATGAGCACCACGGTTCCTTTGATCTTTTTGTGGGAACCATTCTTGAGGTTGTCAAGTATGTTTGGAACGGGAATTTGGAACATCTTGTATGCTGGGAAGAATAACTGAGCAAAGGTTATGAAAGAGCAGTCGAGGAAAGTTGGttgtgaagaggaagaggggTGCGGCTGTGGTATTTATAGAAACAAGTGATCGAGGAGGTCTTAGTTAAGTGAAGCGAGAACTCGTTCTTCACATTAATCTGCACGTTATTCCCTTTagatatttcttttattttttgtctgAATGTTTTCCATGAAACACATgttgaaataaaaacaagagataAAGAACGGATGATGGAGAAAAATATGTGTAAAAAGAAACTGGGAGAAAAAAATTCTTTGCTAAATTTGTCTGATCTCGTAAGACAAGATTGATATAATATATGGTCCAACAGTTTTTTTTGATAGGAATATGATCCAACAGTTAGAGGGTTAGAGCAAGTATGAACTAGTTTCCCTTTTCAAGATTTAtagcaggaaaaaaaaaacagagaaatttATTTGGCCCGACTCTCATAACTTCAAATGAATGCATATGCCATCATTTATTTGGCTCCTGTACTTTTAGATTGTGAAACACATCCATGCATGTTGCCATCATATATCATGGATCGTTGAACCTAATATTTACCTAGTTGTTGTtagatcaatttggtttacctAGTTGcttaatttcaatttatgtTTGGTTTTTCTCCTATTTTAAGTAAGAatagtttgatttagtttgaaGTGTGTCTGGGTATCTGTAATCGCGTGTTGTACCGTTGTAGGGCTGGGCTTGCTTGAAGGAAGAGCgaaagggagagagagcttaCGAGAAAGGACAAACTtcaattgattgatttgattcaGCTCACAGGGAGCTGATTTGTGGTTTATAACTACACTTCACAAATTTCTCTTAATCATATGAGAATTTAGATCTCATCAATCAACACATTTCCATTGTTTTCTTGATAaatacaatttattttttgagttaGTTATACATTACCTCGTTAATGTATGATTTATGGTGTTCCCATCACTTCCATGCATACGTGAAACATGCAGCGGCAGAAAACACGTTTTATTAGAAACCAACAAATGAAACAGATTACAACCGGTGTCTCATACCCACACATTATGaagatgaaacaaaaatatacaatgGACCACAATTGCATGGCCTATTTTGGCTGCATATAAATCTTGTATTTTCCACTCCCAACTTGCGCCACTAGCAGACGTTAACAGAAGGGCAATTTTGTAATTGTCTCAGACACAAACGACAAGAGGGATGAGGCTGGTAGAAAATTGTTACTCTGATGCCATTGTTTAGAAAAAGAAGGGCAAATGAGTCTTTGTCTAACGGCCGACCAATGTGTTTGACCGAGAAATGGTATCCCAAATTGAGTGAAAAACCTTGGCTTGAGTGGTGTTTTGAGATTGAGCAAACGAAAACCTCCTCCGACCCGAGTCCTTGAAGGAATTTCACGAGGCGCGCAAAACCCAACTCCGACCCTAAACCAGAAACCGGAAACCGAAGATTACATCCTGACGGAGTTTGCAGCGGACGCGGGTTTTTGCTCCGTAAAGGGGTAGATGGCTCGACACACACCACCAGTTAGATCTAGAAGTTGGTAGCCAAGAAAGgtacttttcattttcataagtCACAATTATTCGAGATCGTAGCAGTCGGGTGAACCCCTAACAGTATTGGGTGAAACAATTGTCAAGTACTTTCTGTTGAGATATGTCTGATTTTGTGTGAATACATATGTCTAATTGCCCTGGGCACAGCTAGTAAGTGTGCTTGATGCGTTGTTGAACATACATTGTGTGCTAGtttgattgaaaatttatGTAGAATGGGTATCGATTGCAGGAACAGAAGGGAAAGGAAAAATGGTGACTGGAGGGAAGAGGTACAGGGATCTTTTGCTCACCGATGACAACAACACGTAAGATTCAGCAGCCGCCAGTCCaacatttttgtttataaaatgACACACGTAATAATGTATAACTTAACAGTTTTCTATCTTGCTTGATCCATTCCGTCCCCAGGGACACAGGCAAAGTGATGATGGCGACAAGAAGTGGAAGCCGGAAGACCATGTTGAAGATGATAAGGTGATTGGTTCCTCTAGCACCCTTAAtttggcttttgttttggacAGAAACTAACGTTTAACACACTTGTGTTTCAGTTCACCAACACTGTTGTGTCACTGTCCAGTGGGATAGATGTCAAGGGTGTTGCGACTAAACCCTGCCGTAACAAGGAAGCCAACGGTGAGGTTACAGTCAAGGCATCTTGCCTGGCAGAACACTTCGCCATGACTATGTCATTCCTATCAGCAGAATAGGCAGTTGCGGGAGCTGTAATTGGCCTCGGTTCACTGAACTCTCTACGTTGTACACAAGTGAATCTCCAGTTATGTCGAATACTGGTTCAAAACTTTGACGTGCCGAACCGTTGCATCAACATACATGGAAGGAACCTGAGAATCACAGATGCGGACCTTGGGCACATTATACACGTTACCAACGGAGGTCTGGATGTGGAACTCGAAGGAAACACCGAGGACCCCCAGATACTAAACTTGAAGAGAAGGATTTCTAGGAACACGGACATAACCATACACGGGCTGAGGAGGGTGCTGATCGAGTCTGAACACGTCGACGGTACGTTTAGGAGCTGCCTCACTCTGTATGCCATGGCAACTGTGCTGTCCCCGGTAACAGGTATGGACGTGGACCCAAGATACCTTATACCAGTTAAGGATTCAAGGTACCTGTGTACAAAAAACTGGGCCAAATTTGCATTCGACAAGCTGGTTGAAGGGGTGCTGTCGTTTCAGCGGACGGAGGTTGAGTTGGAAGTTGTACCACTCCTGTTCCTCCAATAGTTCTACCTGGACGTTGTCAGAAACGGCATGATATTCGGAAAGAAAATGCTTAAGCAAGTAATGACATGGGAGGTAAGCGATGTCAAGAGAGTTGTTGATATGGTGGATGGTTTGGGTGGATGGGAAAGTACAAAGGTTGACGTATCAAAGAGGCATATGTGGGACGAAGAAAGTGAGAACATCGGATCATTTGATAAGAGCACAGGAATGAAGACGTGTGGTTGAAGACCTGTCTGACGTGAAGTCCGAGTTCAGTGTTGTTAAGTGGGAGGTCGGTTTAGTTAGGTCCGCCGTAGGGCGATTGGAACCAGACATTGGCCATCTGCGGGGCGTGGTTACGACATTAGAAACCTCACTTAATCGACTGCAGGACATAGGACTATCTCGGATTGTATCCGACGTCGTGATGAGAGTTATAGAGGTCAACCAGAACAGTTCATCAGGCAGGACCAACAATCACTTTGACTGGGATTGTATGGAACAATGGGCCGAGGAAGTAGAATATGGCAACAAACACACTTTTCCAGGAATGGAGTCAGATGGCAACGGGTCGCCCGACAACGAACCAGGAGTCGAGGCATACGGTGATGGGATGTCTAACAGCCTTACCGAAATTGTAAGTTGAACATATTTgtatgttaaaaaaaatagaacaacATATAACTTCGCTGACATTTGTTGTAATTTTGACAGTGGACGCCAGTTGAGGTGGTGGCATCACCATGTCATACCAATGCGGTGGGCAGCACCGAAAGCTCTTGCTTCGGAGCCGTGGCTGACATTTCGCAGAGGGAGAATACATACTAACCTATCTATTCAGCAAGAATGTATCAGCGGACAATGCTCTTGGGAGGTAAGCAGGAACCGAACTTTAGATTTCGTTCACATGACTGTTGCATTTATGTTAGGTGGTATCACCATCTAGAGTTTTTACTCATGACAACGctgcattttattttgtgtcGTGGCAGCAACGAAGTGACCAGGTTCGGTGGGTGGGGGGTGTCTCGATGGGACCTGAGCTGCTTGTCCCCAAGGCAGCATGTTACCGCTGAGGTAGTGAACATGTCAGCTGCTTACCTGTCTGATGGCCAATGCGAGAACTGGTTCATGCCAGTCACAGTATCAATACGTCAATTTGAAGATTATTGGTCTGAGTGTGCAATGACTACATAGCCTCCATactatttatcattttcttaattgactaTGTGGTTACATACCTCCACTACTGCAGGAACGTGCCAAGGACATTTCCGCGGGAGTTCAGTTGGATGTTGTGGTGCCTTCTACCATCTCAACTTGCAGGCTGCAAAGATTTGTCGGCTGATTGTCTGTGTAATAAGGTAAGGACACCTTTGTTCTCACTGTCACCTTGGGCAACGGTTGAAAAAGTTTGATTCTTACACTAGAAACTTTGGTGCAGATTTTTGTCCCCATATATGACGGGATATCGaatcatttggtttttggcCGTTGCGGACATGTTGAATGGCGTGTGTGAAATATGGGACAGTGCCCCCGAGGATTCAGCGAAGACACGCAGGCATGATTTTGCCTTTGCAGCGGTGAGTTGTTCCTTTTTAATAACATCTCTTCTGTCTAAATCACATAGTATCTGGTTGTGGATTATTTGTTGGTGCTAGTGAATAAGTTGTTAAATCTGTCTCACTTGACAACATATAGCTTTAATTGAGAAGGTGTTTGGCAACGAAATGCTAACGTCACTTGCCGCGCCCGGTCAGTTCCGTATTAGTTATCTGGCCGGAAGTCCTCGGCATTGCAGAAACGAAGACTCTGGAGTTTATTTAATGAGAAACATGAAGTTCTACCGACAATGTTGGTACGAAGGGGTAAGTGGTTCGATACATAATCACAAACACTTGAACACTGGCTCTCACGTGTCTTTTATGCCTGAatgtgtttctttgtttattttttcgaATCAGTATAATTCCGGTGACCAGCGGGTACACCTGGCGCTTGAGATTGTGAACGACCCCAGGAATGAAATATTTGAACAAATGTGTAGTGCTGCGGCAGAAGAAACCAGGGACAACATGCCTGCTACTGAGGTCCCAGTGTTATGTCGTGGGGAAGATGGATCACTCGCAACAACGGGTATCAAGTTCAACGCACGTCGGTCCAGGCGCTAATGGATTGTGTGATAAGACCGGCTACAACCTGTCCAATCACCAGATGTATGCTGCTTATGTGTTTAACGACCCTAATGTTGTGTTCTAAAACTTAGGTGTTTATGTGTTTAACGACTGAAAATGGCCTTAATGTTGTGTTCTAAAACTTCTAAAACGTAGGTGTTTATGTGTTCAACGACTGAAAACGGCCCTAATGTTGTGTTTAAAAACTGTGGAACATATCTGTACTTTTAAATTTGCCTATCGATTGAAGATAGATGTTGTCCTCAGAGGAATGGAATGGAATGctatattttttcattcattcataATCTACGAGTCTTATCTACGTTCCTCGGGTATCCTGTCACacctcatttatttttattttttttgatataCAACTCATATTTCAATTATAGAATAGAATTTCcataatcaaaatatgaaaaaaattggaaaagaacaacTCAACACCAACTaactgaaattttatttttcattataaaAAGTAACTTACAAAGATAGACTTAAGAAAGTCTACATCTTATTCTAAAGGAAAGCAAATAGCACACTAATTTTacagaaaatttaaaaaacatccttgcaagaaaccaacttcaaacaaCTTGTTTATTACCTGCAAAATATTTAAAGGGGTGAACATAAATAGCCCAATAGGAGGTAAAACCTCTTCAAACAATACAATACCAGTCAAAGAGACAACATGTATGCTTATGTATAATCTACCTCATATAGTTCATATAACAAAATACTTCAAGCCTACATGTCCCATACCATGTACTTTTACCACAAGAGTGGCTTGGAGTATTTAATTACATGAACTATCTCCCACTCACTCACATAACCCCTTTTGCTAATCCTCTTGCCCATTCCCCTTTCACCAATCCCGAATTACCCTTTTACATAACCTATACTACTTGCACGTCAACATGGGCATACCTGGGATATGGTTCCTGCTGAGGATATGGACTCAACTatacaaaagtaaaatttctAACTTCTTTACCCAAAGTGTTTTATGCATAGCACTAATACTTTCTTAAACAACGATTTCACCAAAAAGAAGTAATTcacataacaaaatataaagcaAGTATTGAGGTTCCCCAAGTTTCCTCCTACCTTTGCCAGATCTcacttcaagtttcaacctCCTAATAAAAGATGAATTATTAGTTAAAAAGTCTAAACTAAACTgctaaaacaagaaataaagtACCAAAACAGTATTTTACAGAAACATGCTTTTCTGTACTTAAACATGATTTTCTGTACCAGTTAGAAACAGACTGAAAACTGTATAAAGCTGCTCATAATTTGACTTCGAGGTCTTCTAATGACTTATAgcaagaaaacagaagaaactaTGAGAGTTGGAATCACCCCAAAACGATTTTCAttgaattagttatgaattttcaaagttcagcttcagttttgagtttttctggaAAATTTCTGCTAGAAGCCTATTTAAAGTATATGAAAGTAAAACCATGGACAATATGCAGAACTAAACTTCTAGATACATATTATAGACATTTTGGTGTtaaacaaacagaaatcaCAGACTTTTAGTATAAAGGAACCTACTCAAACATCACACTACTACTCAAAGAAGCAATAAAAGTAGTTCTAAATCTTATAGCTAGTTTTGAGCATCCTCAACCTTTAGTTTTTACCTTTGATTTCAtaaacaaatcacaaacatGATATTCTAAATTCAATACATCTATGATTGCATAACAACAAAgattacaaagaaacaaaaagtgcaactgaaaacaacaaaattctgATATCATAAGATAACTTCTTAACTTACTGTCCAGTAAACTTTTAGGCTAAAAACGACACAGTTTGGCTGGGAATTTAAAGATGGTGTCTTCACTACATTTGAAATAGACATCCCAAAGAACAATCTGGAACTAGAATCACACAAAAAGGATTTTTTTACAATTACTTAtggaattttgaatttcagaTACAGCTCcagtttttgtttaaaaaaatttgCTGATACAAGTCTATCTCAAATTTTAAGGCAAGTTTCCAAGACTTGGGATCCTAACCACAACAGCCACTGCATAACTTGATTTTCTAAAATAGAGAACTGATTTGGCTAACCAAGGAATTCAATGATCATGCTTACAACACACAGCTTTTTACAACAAGAAAATCAGAACCAATGCTCAATTACAACTttttaaatcaaagaaacaatcatACACAAGTCTCAAAGTGATCTCAATCTGATACGGGTGTATCCTAGCCTTTTAGGGATTAGCCGATTCtttctccaagttagttaaggaaacagtttttctagcttgttagaggaatagttttccaacttagtttgggattagttgtctaacttagttagGGAGTACTctccaagttagataaggatttatagagatttagactctataaatagaggtgtctAGCTTAGTTCTAGATACAAGAGtgaaacagagacaacatctgtttagaccAGAGGGAAACAGAGAGATAGACCTGTTTAGAGTTATTGTGAGGAAATGATTCAGACAATAAACATTGTAcctttgcacaataataagagaagaTATATTTCTTCGAACCTACATTCCTTGTGTGTTTCAACACTATTAATAATTCCGCTATTAGTAGTATCCGCCTAGTAATTTGTATCACAATCTAATttcacaaacaaaccaaaatagaaTCACACCTGAGTTCCTACACCAATGTATCTCTCCCTCACTCTAAGTATGGGGATTGCTAGAAGACCTATCTCCAAAATACTGAACACAgctatttatagagtctagGAACTTAATCcctaagatatgaacacaTGAAGCAAAATCGATTTGTTCAACTGAGTACTTACCCGTTTAGCTCCTAGACCCGCCACCTCTAGGCTCCTAGGGTTCCAGCTCCTGCAAAATAGCTTGAAAGAGTCATCGATCAAGCTCTGAGAATTTGACACCTCCTGCTTGGCAAGGTCGGTTGCtaatatttaagattttctaggtcggtttctgggtttcaaggtgGTTGAGCAAGATTTCGGATGGGACTGATCATGGTTCCGGATTGAGAAGCATCTGGTGGAAGAGAAAGtcgatgaagatgaaggacAAGCTTCTAAGTTTAAGTCGTGTTTTCTGTCTATCCATCTGCGACAACACTTTCTAAACAATGTTTTAGTTTGAGCTCAAGTTTTGGGTTAATTGATATTGGGCCAAGTTTTGATTTATGGGCTAAAAACTCtcctaaaaaaataaataaaatagaaataatctaaacaactaaaacagtttttaacatgtattaatatatatatgtatatatatctatacacATAAAAGATTTAAACCAACAATGCAGaaaattagttaaaatttCTGAGTCGTCACATATCCCCTCCAGTAGCCAACCATCTCATCGGATAACGGGAGTGGGGGAGGGAGTTCGAAAAGGTTCTCCCCTCGCAAACCAGTCAGCTGAATGTCTATTAACTGAATATAAAGAAGGTTGGCAAGGTTAGGTCGCGTTAGGTGGAATATCATGGTTGGAGTCGTTCGTTAGGAGCAGGTTGTTTTGACTAGTGGAACAAAATCAATGGCACTCCAAACAACAGAACAATATTGATTCCAAATACATGGGCCTTTTACGGTGGCCAGGACCAAAACATACTGTAAGTGACCACATTACGGTCTAGTATCGTCTAGTTAGTACAAGCCACCCAAAAGAAAGACCACAATACATGAGGCGCAAACACACCTAACTACCGGTGATCGGACACACAACCCACAACGCAATTCCGAGACCGAAAACTGAAGTCATGGTGAAAACAAAAGTCTGCCCATATGGAAAAAGGTCGTTGGGCACTCACCCTTCCAGAAAAAGGAGTGTCTGTGTACCCTGTAACCCTGCAGTGAACATTTGCAACATAGGTCAAAACGCATCGACAAAGGGATGCGCAAAGTACACAAAACACATCAGCCTTAAACTCACAATGAACCCGGAGCAGAACCAATAAGTTCTGCCAAAATTCTCCTTAGTGTGGGATACATAGGAATCCATTTCCTTATTGCATATCTAGCATCTTCGTTTGCGCTTTGTATAATTAGCAGCATTTTCttcctgaaattttgatataCACAATTAAAAAAGCTCTGACGTACTCATGAACAACATCAGTTAGTGCTGCGACATAGACATCTATAAAAATGGCATACTCACCGGTGTGTCACTCGTCTCTCCCTGCTGCATCTCATCCACCCACTGGTAACCCCCGCAATCAGGTGATCTGCACTAAAACCATCCAATTCGAATGTTAGAGGTTAGCTCTGCATACCCCGAGTATAAaacattaaaacaaaaagggagAGTGACTAGGACATTTGTTTGACAACACTCCCAATAAGGCCTATCTTCACGGGTGTCATGCATAAAATGAATCCGCACTCTCGTGTTCCCTCCACACAATGGGCACCTCGGACTGTCATCTGCTGTCTACGGACATGGTTTGCACCTCGGAGTGTCATTAGCTGTCTCCGGACTATGCTGGATCTGCCCGCCGTAAGGGTGAAGACACGTCTGAGGAGGGGCCAGTTTATATTCTTCCCGCCAGGAGACTATTTCCTCTACGAAAGACTTTTTCTGCATCCAAGGGCCATAGTAGTTATACCAGCGCGCTTTGTCATCATCCTTTTCAACCAGGTTAGGCAATAAGAAGCGGGCATTCTTCCTTCACATGACCTAGTCTACCACACCTACAACAAAAATCACCCAGACCTTCATACCCGTACTCAACTCGGGTGGAGGTGTACTCACCGAGCGGTAGCTAAAAACCAATGGGCAGAGGGTTTCGAGAATCAAGAAGGACCTTAACCCGGAGAAACCCTCTACGGTAGACGTCTATCTCAGATTTTTCTAAATCTAGAACCGTGCCAATTTCACATCCAATCCTCTCTGCTTCCGTACGGTTCATCCTCTCGTATGTCAAACCAGAGATCTGCACCCAGTACCAGACCTTGTGAAGGTGCTCATCCCCGACGGCCAGGTTCGGTAGCCACTCCACAACACTAAACCGCATGTTTTCAACATGCCAAGGACCTTCCTCCAATAATGTCTTGGCTTCATCAGCCGAGACCTTGATGGAGAACACATTTTGATGGATATGAGCTATGTCAAGAACACCAATGTCCTTCCAAGATCTAGCTAGAGAATCTATGATTTCACCGACATCCAAAACCACATCAGCTATAATAGCACCAAGTAAAGAGACCTCATGATCAATATCCTCCGGGTCGGATGAGTACGGCCCTGTGGAGATAATACAGTCTTGCAAAGCCATTAAAGAACCGAGGAAAGCAACCCTGTTTGACGATACCTTGAAACAAATGGTTAAGAAGGACAAATTGACAATGCTCGTGACTAAGGGATCCAAGTTTAAGGAGAACGAACTGTTTTTGTTATGGGTGGGACGGTGTGGGGGGGGCGGCATGCGATCGACATTCCAAAATCAACCGTTGGTTGCAGAGACATAAAGAAAGGGACTACCTGGGCCTCCCGACAGTACTTGACGGCCCACTGGGCCGTATGAATGTTTTAGAAGGCCCAACGACCATCCTAAGGAGAGTACAACCGTTTGGGTCGCCTAACCGGATACCCTCACCGGAAAAGCTAGTCCACTTTTTCGACCGAATTTGGTCCTTAATGTACTGTAAGACGCCACAGAAGTCCGAAAGTGAATATGCGATGCCGGTAACGAAAAGGAGAGTGCGCCTTTCTGTCGGTTTAACCTGCAACCAAGAGAGACCAGTATAAGTCATGTATCTTGTAGACCAGAATATCACACTCGCATTTGATGGTAcgacaaaccaaaaatttgcAAACAAAATAGATAAAGAATGACCGGAACCGAAAAAGATAAGGAACAAACCGATCCGTTAGGCTATCGACGCTAGGACAACGAAGCAATCGATGCGGCAGTCATCCCTCGTCCTGTACTAGAAAGGTCCGAACGTCGAGCCTCAGATTAGTCTCAACAATGAAAAGAGCAAGAGGGATGCTGCGTTTTTGTTGCGATTGATCTGTGCGTCGAGTTTGCTCGGTAGTGTCGTCAAGGATGCAAAATCAAATGGGAGGAAATGGTAGTTCTGCGATGGCAGAAACAAGTCAGTACTGTTCGGTGAGATTTATGAGGCTAGATTTATACTAGGGTTTCTAAATTGTTGGGGCCCCATTTAGATATGGGCTCTGTGTTTGAAAATACCCGGCCCTTCTAAGCATTAAGAATGGCATGACAcgtgtaataccccggaaattttgatattaatttctaatattattttggaaattatctAAGTAAAAGTTGTAcggatttgtggtttagtgagtggactagaagtagtcgagtttttattttcttgaaaatgcttggttttgaagggtcaaaagttgactttctaatctgttgggtttctcgagaaacttccttcacgaaagttgtagagcacaatgatacgagttcgtagacacgtggcacgcataaaacggacttcgtatgagaaagttatggtcagcggaagttcATGGCTTTAGGAgatttttgggttaaataagaaagtttagggttccatttcctttttctccGGAACCtattcctctctctttcttctctctctcgtgATACCTTCGGTATCAAAGTTTTCTAGCAGACCCGACCCGAACCCGGACGATCCGACCCGACTTTTCCGACCGACTCCGGCCGACCCAGACGACGGCACCGGTCAAAAAATCTTCCTCACCTCAGCGCAATCCTCCTTGTGTTGGTGAGTGAGGAGGACTCGGGCGGATTGGCGCTAATTGAGCGCAAACAGTGAGAGCGGCGAACCGGTTTGCAACCCAACCGAATTTCTCACCTCCGGCTGCGGCGACAAGGCTGGAAACCGGTCGGGATAGAAGCTCCTTGACGTCCTGGTTTGACTGCTGGTGGCCTTAAAGCTCGACTCACGGCGGTGGTGGATTCCAACTTTTTGGCGAGTTTTCCGGCCGTTTCCGGCCGAACGGGTTGAACCTCtaggtataaaagatgctcaccatgtaataccctagattttcatatcaattttccttgtattattcccataattaatgaaggattatttatggaaattctgtggtttatgcgaagttgaagtttcgggagtttaaTTTAAGGTGCTATGatttttaagaggccaaaagttgactttatttttcgtaagttatctttGAAAACTTCCTGcataaaagttgtagagtttgtcgatacgagttcgtaagCATGCGGCACGCctgaaacggatgtcgtatgaagaagttatgttcagaggaagtttgtttccgggtttagaaagagtataagtagaaaattaTGTGTGGGATAttttttggaaaccctaaaaaaagtcagcctctctttttctctcttccctctcttttctctcttct
This genomic window from Fragaria vesca subsp. vesca unplaced genomic scaffold, FraVesHawaii_1.0 scf0513155, whole genome shotgun sequence contains:
- the LOC101312114 gene encoding uncharacterized protein LOC101312114 isoform 2; this encodes MTLRGANHVRRQQMTVRGAHCVEGTRECGFILCMTPVKIGLIGSVVKQIADHLIAGVTSGWMRCSRERRVTHRKKMLLIIQSANEDARYAIRKWIPMYPTLRRILAELIGSAPGSLVTGYTDTPFSGRVSAQRPFSIWADFCFHHDFSFRSRNCVVGCVSDHR
- the LOC101294134 gene encoding uncharacterized protein LOC101294134, whose translation is MANARTGSCQSQYQYVNLKIIGTCQGHFRGSSVGCCGAFYHLNLQAAKICRLIVCVIRFLSPYMTGYRIIWFLAVADMLNGVCEIWDSAPEDSAKTRRHDFAFAAFRISYLAGSPRHCRNEDSGVYLMRNMKFYRQCWYEGYNSGDQRVHLALEIVNDPRNEIFEQMCSAAAEETRDNMPATEVPVLCRGEDGSLATTGIKFNARRSRR
- the LOC101312114 gene encoding uncharacterized protein LOC101312114 isoform 1; its protein translation is MPPPPHRPTHNKNSSFSLNLDPLVTSIVNLSFLTICFKVSSNRVAFLGSLMALQDCIISTGPYSSDPEDIDHEVSLLGAIIADVVLDVGEIIDSLARSWKDIGVLDIAHIHQNVFSIKVSADEAKTLLEEGPWHVENMRFSVVEWLPNLAVGDEHLHKVWYWVQISGLTYERMNRTEAERIGCEIGTVLDLEKSEIDVYRRGFLRVKVLLDSRNPLPIGF